The segment NNNNNNNNNNNNNNNNNNNNNNNNNNNNNNNNNNNNNNNNNNNNNNNNNNNNNAATATTTTAATTCAGTAATCAATATCCATTTTATACACATAATGTAAAGTCAACAGTGAAGGAAGTAGATAAAACCATTTGAAAGCATCAATTATAGATTACTTTTCCTAATTAACAGTTAAAAGGATaagtttcgatagtgtaataagtagacgaagattatcagaactatgtaatcagattgttcgaaatgtattgcgctaatatatcacatagttctgataatcttcgtcttcttattacactatcgaaatttatcaagggCAGcacttctacaattgaagaacatatggaactcaaaacaactgtaaaccaatatcaaagtgagaatcttcaatacgaacttcaagacagtcctactatatggagctgagacgtggagaactactacatcgatcgtcaagaaggtacaagcatttataaacagttgtttacgcaagatactcaacattcactgaccggatactatcagcaacagcgttttatgggagaggacaaaccagcttccagctgaagaggaaattaggaaaagacgttggaagtggatcggacatacattaaggaattcaccaatgtgcattacaaggcaatccctaacttggaatccggaagggaagcggaaaagaggaaggccaaagaacacactacgccggaaaatagaagcagctatgaaaaggatgaataacaaccggaaagaactggaaaggattgaccaggacagagttgaatggagaatgctggtgagtggcctatgctcctcctagagaggtaacaggcgtaagtaagaaagtaagtaagtaaatttgtcaaagggactaattgttttaaaaggATAAGCGTTTAAGTAATCGAGTTATCGATCTATAATAAACAGAACAAAATGCTTTCAATGATGTatagaatgaaataataataactcaaaACGGTAATCAATATTACTGTTAAAACAATGATGTTACAAACTTAACGATATATTACTATTGTTAATATAATGCTAAACCAAGAGCAATACCCATGAACCACTCTACCTGTTCGTAAGtctacttttatttttttattgaatattttattatagaAATATTTACAATTTGTTGTTTAGAGCAAGAATTTCCAAATCACTCGTTTGGATACTTACAAAAtagattaaaaaaagaagataTCTACAACTTCTTCGTTTAACTTGTTTGTATCTATCCTCTTCAACAATAATGTTTGATATGACTATTTgatgaatttatattttaactaaacTGATGACAACAATATGAAATGTAATTTTATAAAAGAATAAGTTATTCTGTTACTGAAATAATATAAATGTAATCATGAAATAATTGACaaaggttttcaataatgatatCATTTAAAAAGAGGAAGCCATGGTAACAGATATCATGACAACTAAATAAATGAGTAAAAAGGGATACAATtatctttttttcataaaatgaaTCACAAAAGGCTTGTTTCAATTGTTTGTTGTAAGGAAAAAAAAATCTTTGAGATCATTCATTATTAGTATCTAATGGTTTATAGGTATTAAGTAACATGAACATTTGCTTAGATTTGAAATATAATTGACTGATTACATTTGAATTGTTTAATTACTAGGTGATGATAATCCTTTGGTTCTTGCTATATTCGAAACTGAATATCTATGCTTATCAGTATATTTAATAATTAGGAAACCATTTTCATTGATAACTAATGAAATTTTATTAGAAttacataatgataataataattgttttgtaCGATCACGAAATTTTTTACCAGCAACACAATAAAATATCCAATTAGTACATGTACTCAATAGGCAAAAACTacgaaataagtagtatagaaaTTTATGCATATTATTATCAATACTATCTACAATGAAATTTaagtataaaaaataaataagtaacgGACAAACACTAGCcatataaacaaaattcatGCATAGTAATAATGGTGTTACATGTGTATGACTATCTTGTGAGATATATTTACGTTTATTTAgctctgttgttgttgttgttgttgttgcacGAAAGTCATTCATAGAACGAACTGTATGACTATTTGTCGTAGGTATATTTTCTTGATTTGATATTAAACTTTCTGAACGACATGATTTCTTTTCactatgtatatgtatttcaGAGTCTTCTAGATAATTGCTTTTACATAAATCATTCATACTTTTCGTAGGATGTGATGAATAATAATAGCTACTATGTTGGTTAATTTTCACATTGGATTGAATAGTTTTCTTTGCAAACTTATTCCTTGTTAATAGATTACGACAAATAATTCCTGTACATGTAGTCATGACAAATACTGGTATTAATCCCCAAAATATTAAATCACATAAAGTTGTCAATCgaaatattttttcattgaCTGGATCACAATCATCATTAATAACTTGCCAATATAATGGATATGGAAGTATTggtataatcaataaaatggatattattatttgataaatgaTAAGTTTTGATAAAGATATCCATTTTGATTTAACTTGTAATGGATACAATACAAGATAACAACGTTGTATTGATAATAGACATTGCATATATGCTgaccaataaaataaataatttgatgaacttgtatgaaatatacataaccAATTATTATAATCTCTAATATCAATTTTATACCATATTTTTAATAACATCCATATACCTTCTGTTAATAATATAAGAAAATCACTAACACAAATACTTATTAACCATATTAataaattagatgtaaacatttttgaatgtattaaaaatataaaacaaaatattgatcCAAAAAATCCAAGTGTTATTACTGTTGGTAAATACCATACAagaaaatatttacataaatgatCATATAATGTAATAGAGATAGTAAATTGTTGTTGTTGGGGTTGGGGTTGGAGTTGTTGTTGCTGggggaaataataataatctggaATAAGAGTACTATTCATTATtgattaatgttttttttaaaattttaattattgattaaatgtaaattttgtttacttttaattgttaactagattatgtaatttggataaaattagattttaaattttaggtaaattcatttcagttttttgttttaatttattcatgtaaggtactatgaaaaatgaaaattttattaaaaatttttttgattttttttataaggaatttcatttataaaaattCGAGTAAATTTTATCAAACTGTTTTTGATTAGACAATGTGTTTGACCAATgatatttatgataaaaaataAGGTTATAAAGCTATTGGATGATTTTAATGCCTTGCTTCTAAAAAAAGCTAgttggataacgtgatgacgtttgaagtaaatggtgaacatcaactctgagatgtagctATATTTagttgacgagtccaaaatagaatgaaatgtgCGTCCCGGTTTTCACTGTTAGATACTATTGagctttgcttataatacttgtgacttcaggTTATATTGAGGTAATCtctacaggatgcatatatgtcaataagagactgattaattgtacttctaaacatcaatgggaagattcaaacaaccaatacaaaaatgaattaaaactttgtAATAGTTATACGTGAATTATATGACCAAGGAGAATAGATTTGTTTTATGTACAGTCATTCAAGTAACTGTTGTTATGGTCGGGAATATACGGAAACGCAAGGCATATAAAAGCTTGAATAGGTCATCAAATAAATGTTCTCGATCAAGTAGATAAATCCTTTTATATCGTTTCATTAACACTTTTGCTTACTATACATATAGGTAGCTAAAATACgaagtattttatttatatgtagTGCTACACTTCCTTCACATTTCATAGTATTCAAATCTCAAAGTGACCTATATTGATCCTTTGAATGTTTCTGACAATCGTAAAGTTTTGTGAAagttacttgcttacgcctgttattccaCGTAGATCATAGGCCACAGACCATGATTTTCTGAACTACCGTATCCTGGGTTAACTTTTCTAGTTTTTTCCAAGTGctgttcatttttttaaatatattcttTGGCCTGCCCCATAATCAACTAATATAGGTTGTCAAACAAGAAGAGTAAAAAGTGATATGACTTATTTCTATTCAAATGAACAAAAGCTATTAAGCAATAATATAACTATCGAACATGCGTAAATTCTGAGATAACGGAACactaacaatgaaatagatgtAGTACACAAACCAGCaatttcttttcaatcaatCCTACGCAAACTAAAGAGCGTAATGAGAAAAGAAGAAAGACTAaatatcatctacaaaataaactgtTCCGATTGCGAAGAGCATGAAATTGGAAAAGTTGACCTCCCTCTTCATTCTCGCCTagatgaacatcaattagcggtCAAACACTATGACACATCTTCGCTTATATCAATACATATGAACAACTTTGCACATGCACTCGACTGAAAAAATGTTGAAATCTTTGATAAAAGGAATGCTAAAAGCATCTGGGAGTTTTCGGAAGCTCGGAAGTCAACAAGCACATTGACATCGATTCAATTTATCAACCGATTAGAAAAGTCACGGACAAAGAATCAGGGTGAAGggagataaaataaaaataaagatgcAGATAATGACAACTTCAACGTCAATGATGGCCAATCAAAATCAAGTTTGACAGGATAAATTGTCAGTTATATTTGAAGAaatttaaatactttatttctacctgaagtttgttctgatgataTTGTTCCGAAGAACAATGAATGCCCCTCTATGACACCAACTCAAAGGATGAAACTCCACAAAATCACCCGCCTAAGCTACAAACCTTTTCCGCCATCTGAGTGTACGTCCTTATTGTGCTAAATACACAATCTTCAGATTTAAATTTAGGCCTGTTATTATTGAGTTTCTAAATCAAACAAAACAACCAAAGATTTAAAAAATGATGTACACTGTCGATACTGAATATTAGCAGTGTAACATCTAAAAGTTTATGCAGATGGAAAAGTGAACAACTAGACGACAACATAATCAGGGTGGTTATGTGCTTACTCCAAGATTAAAAATTATAGAgctttattctgttttatattTAAGGGCTTAGAAAATAATAATCGACTATAAATAAATGGATATTCACTGACCAGTGATTTTCCAAGGATCGataattgaattattatcaCGAGGAAGTCTACAACATGGTAAACTTCATGTCTGCTATAATTCAGGCTACAGGTCACTGAAATAAACAACAGAAGGTTTATAAAAGTTAGTGAATATAATGAATCAATTGCATTCCATTTTACTTCatcaaaacattaaaattaggGTTTAGTTCTTATTAAAAAGAAGGGCTAAATCAAACACTTCATTTAAGTGTCAGAAGTGTGCTTTAAGAAAACAAAAAGGAACTCGagtaaaaaattaataaaattaatgcTTGTTTTTATGCTACCGAATGATAAAAAGTTCAGAAATTTTGGATCTATTAATGAAAGTAACTTTGAGGCAGTAAATGCAGTAGATAATTGGATGACTTAAAAAGTGGACAAACTTCTGCCCTAATCAACCTGTAGTGGTATCTACCAGTTTACATGTATCTGGTAAAGCACATACATTGGGAGACAAAAAAGAAGAGTGAATGTCCATATCTCAGACTGCATTCCACTAAATATTCGACTAAAATGACAGGGTATTTTTAGCAGCATGATCCTACGCTATTTGTTTGATAGCAGACATGTTGACTGTACAAAGTATTCCGAAATAAATCACAAACAAAATCGTCAAGTTAAGAAAGTTTTAATGAGGCGGTTGCCGCAAAAACTTAGGATAAATATAGGCAATGAAAAAGTCTTTGTTACTGATGTGTGGgcaagaatgacaatgattggttgtcttgatgagtcagacattagataggacgacaggtgttatgtgttatatatatattcccctatcctcaTTATGTAtggactgttccttgttgatggacacttattgattgactgttccttgtgtcggattttggtgtggaaatatattgacattatagtcaggctaatctcgtgttcttgatctgagttgtgttgaagtcctgtagaatagacactgggtgggaatctagtgtagatattcgtctaaggtaaattaacgtcccacatacgtgtaaaaagtgaaagggtTATAACA is part of the Schistosoma mansoni strain Puerto Rico chromosome 1, complete genome genome and harbors:
- a CDS encoding putative rhodopsin-like orphan GPCR: MNSTLIPDYYYFPQQQQLQPQPQQQQFTISITLYDHLCKYFLVWYLPTVITLGFFGSIFCFIFLIHSKMFTSNLLIWLISICVSDFLILLTEGIWMLLKIWYKIDIRDYNNWLCIFHTSSSNYLFYWSAYMQCLLSIQRCYLVLYPLQVKSKWISLSKLIIYQIIISILLIIPILPYPLYWQVINDDCDPVNEKIFRLTTLCDLIFWGLIPVFVMTTCTGIICRNLLTRNKFAKKTIQSNVKINQHSSYYYSSHPTKSMNDLCKSNYLEDSEIHIHSEKKSCRSESLISNQENIPTTNNSIDNNMHKFLYYLFRSFCLLSTCTNWIFYCVAGKKFRDRTKQLLLSLCNSNKISLVINENGFLIIKYTDKHRYSVSNIARTKGLSSPSN